Part of the Plasmodium vinckei vinckei genome assembly, chromosome: PVVCY_13 genome, ttatcaatgaTAGTTCAGaagaaatatttgaaaaaaacaagcACTTATTATGTACCAATCccgaagaaataaaaaacgcGGAAAAACTTATGAACGAAGTTATAAcacatttaaaatatcatGCTACAAGTAAAAAGGGTTATAAACCTATAGGGCATATTCATCATAATAAGATGgtttattacaaaaaaaaacatcaaGGCCATATAGGTGTTGTAAAGGTCACATATAGAAAGAATGGCTCGAATAAGGTATCAATTAACGAACGACATAAAAAGTTACAAATCAAattgaaattaaaaaattattataattgatatacatatattccTCTTTACTTCCATTAGTTTAATAAAGTAGTAGGCAAAATATGGGATCCTGATATTATCACTCCGGTCgagtataaatatactaaAAGTACgcaaaacataaataattagtCGAATTaacatattattgttaCTATTTATTCGATATTTCGTTATTTGTTATTGTCATTGTTATATGATACTATTTATTGTTTCCCATATCTTCAAACTCatgatattttaatttcatctatgcaattttataatattttttttagccAAAGTTTCTCGTGTGTACAATCCAAATTTAGTAATGATACAACAACGTTTCAAAAAGTGGCCGTGGAGCAAtgagaaatatttttatgctttAGCTACAAAGGTTGAAGTAAGGAAACTTTTCGTCTTCTGTTTCGTtataaatcatatttttcatattattcacaataatttatttaatatatttttattaattttataggtatcaaaatatgaaaCTATAATTGCCATGACATCagcaaatataaatgatcaCAACCCTTCCGatatagaatataaaaacatattaataGAAAGCGCAAATTCATTCACAACTGACATTGATTCTGAAGATGATATTCGAAGcggaaaattaaaaaaaacgttCGTTAAGTTAGCTGGATACTTAATTCAAAAATGCGAAACTTATGTCAGTGTCACCTATATCAACTCTGTAAGcgatatacaaatttaataacTTATTTCAACAATTgttaacaaatatattgttttaaataaatgcaaatatttataatatatactataatttgcaaaaaatttaaacattttatatattcatccgtttttgtttgttttcttAGATTGATGGAAATCGTTACATTGAGATATAACAAAAACACAATATTGGAAAAGCTTTCGATGCTTTATTCCTTCATATagaaacatatatttatatatattttttggggCACCGTAATATTAGAAGATGTGTGTTAATATAACGATTTGTTTCCATACATAATGGTTGCTTTAAATTACCATCataaattgtttttgtattttaagAATCTTTTCTTTGTgtataacttttttatgtattttattattaggaTACATctatatgtattaattttgtgAGAACTACAATATAACtgttattatttccttTCATTTAATACTTATCACccttttttgtataaaaacaTAGACATAATCTCGAGATTAAACATACGTGGCGATACGTATATTTAATCAGCGTATATAGACAAACatattatcaaattataaacaaattaataaaaatatagccTTAACCAACAACATAGATTCCATAAAACATAAACATCCCCCGTATCAAGAATATTAGAATTAAAAactaaattaattttatgtatgtatatgtatttcttgattttacaattttatgtttcattatttttatattttattttttaaaatttatgcatactttgttttgttattaaaaggaaatttataatttgtatccattcataaaaaaacatgggCATCAATATTGCTaccaataaataatttttttaaaattaacaattttgctagaaaatttgtattaaaataataaaaaccaCAGAATGTGCGATTctcataatataaattttatcaaGTTATTGCTATGAAACAACACacctatttttatataataatattacaattttattagcAACTTCATATTAGCTAAATAAATGTTACTGCCATATAATATACGTTTTTTCAATCCATGGGTAAATTTCCTATATAATACccaaatg contains:
- a CDS encoding fam-a protein, coding for MNKFYIQIALFLLSLSVYLNNKTLAAEAAPGKSTKTKSKNSYATSEEIFEKNKHLLCTNPEEIKNAEKLMNEVITHLKYHATSKKGYKPIGHIHHNKMVYYKKKHQGHIGVVKVTYRKNGSNKFNKVVGKIWDPDIITPVEYKYTKTKVSRVYNPNLVMIQQRFKKWPWSNEKYFYALATKVEVSKYETIIAMTSANINDHNPSDIEYKNILIESANSFTTDIDSEDDIRSGKLKKTFVKLAGYLIQKCETYVSVTYINSIDGNRYIEI